A genomic window from Lentibacter algarum includes:
- a CDS encoding site-specific integrase, with protein sequence MSLSGKLTKKLVENLGAGRHGDGNGLYLVVDPSGARRWIVRVVVKGQKNKQGAPLRTDFGLGGADIVTLNQARERALEYRRMAKQGLNPRFNARQAIPTFEEVAQQVHLDRMPTWKNAKHGQQWINTLRDYAFPKIGRMPIDSIDQPEVMMCLAPIWTDKHETAKRLAQRIKTVLDVARSKGFRSGENPVTAIKDAQALPKVKAKVKHHKAMAWRDVPTFYADLKTHNAMAAKALMFTCLTGSRTGEVLGMRWDELDLDAQLWTCPAERMKGGEDHRVPLTDEMQAIIEPLKALESEYVFEGQRRHKPLSNMAMLMLLRRMQVEGVTVHGFRSTFRDWAAEVANVPREVAEMSLAHQVGSDVERAYARSDLLEKRRVLMSDWSKFITGMSS encoded by the coding sequence ATGAGCCTATCTGGAAAACTCACAAAGAAGCTAGTTGAGAATCTTGGCGCTGGGCGACACGGCGATGGCAATGGGCTGTATCTGGTGGTCGATCCTTCTGGTGCACGGCGCTGGATCGTACGCGTTGTGGTTAAAGGCCAAAAGAATAAGCAGGGTGCGCCGCTGCGCACTGACTTTGGCTTAGGCGGTGCTGACATTGTGACCCTCAACCAAGCGCGAGAACGCGCATTGGAATATCGCCGGATGGCAAAGCAGGGCTTGAACCCTCGCTTCAATGCACGGCAAGCAATCCCGACTTTTGAAGAAGTGGCGCAACAAGTTCACTTAGACCGTATGCCGACTTGGAAAAACGCCAAGCATGGCCAGCAATGGATCAACACATTGCGAGATTACGCCTTTCCCAAGATCGGGCGGATGCCGATTGATAGCATTGACCAGCCTGAAGTGATGATGTGCCTTGCGCCTATCTGGACAGACAAACATGAAACAGCCAAACGGCTGGCCCAGCGCATAAAGACTGTTCTTGATGTGGCACGCTCCAAGGGCTTCCGCTCTGGCGAAAACCCCGTGACTGCAATCAAAGACGCTCAGGCATTGCCAAAGGTCAAAGCCAAGGTGAAACACCATAAGGCGATGGCGTGGCGTGATGTGCCTACGTTCTATGCCGACCTCAAGACGCACAACGCGATGGCGGCAAAGGCGCTGATGTTTACTTGCCTCACGGGATCACGAACTGGCGAGGTTCTGGGAATGCGCTGGGATGAACTCGACCTCGATGCGCAGCTTTGGACTTGTCCAGCGGAGCGGATGAAAGGTGGAGAGGATCACCGTGTTCCGCTAACCGATGAAATGCAAGCAATCATAGAACCGTTGAAGGCGCTGGAATCGGAATATGTGTTTGAGGGCCAGAGACGGCACAAGCCTTTGTCGAACATGGCCATGTTGATGCTCTTGCGCCGGATGCAGGTTGAGGGCGTCACGGTACATGGTTTCCGCTCAACCTTCCGCGACTGGGCGGCAGAGGTGGCAAACGTACCGCGTGAAGTCGCTGAAATGAGCTTGGCGCACCAAGTTGGGTCTGATGTGGAGAGGGCGTATGCCCGCTCGGACTTATTGGAAAAACGCCGGGTCTTGATGAGCGATTGGTCAAAGTTCATTACTGGCATGTCGTCATAA
- a CDS encoding AEC family transporter produces the protein MQALLDVILPVFLVVGAGYATVRFALFSDGVIDAIMKYTQNFAIPALLFKAIAGLDLSESFDPALLVSFYTGSATCFFAGLLAARYLFKRDWEDSVAIGFCCLFANSVMMGLAITERAFGADALAANYAIVAVHSPFCYGLGITAMEIARAHATGQPARTLPATVGKAMFRNALVLGILLGFATNLSGVALPQVFKDALGMIVSTALPLALFGLGGVLVRYKIKGDIKLVAFVCVVSLFLHPTVVWNMGKVMEIDVGQYRSAVLTAAMAPGVNTYIFASMYGKAQKVAATSVLVATVLSIFSVWLWLDWLP, from the coding sequence ATGCAAGCGCTTCTCGACGTTATCCTGCCAGTTTTTCTTGTGGTCGGGGCGGGATACGCCACTGTCAGATTTGCGTTGTTTTCGGATGGCGTGATCGACGCGATCATGAAGTACACACAGAATTTCGCGATCCCTGCGCTGCTCTTTAAGGCGATTGCTGGGCTTGATCTGAGTGAGAGTTTTGATCCGGCACTGCTGGTGAGTTTTTATACGGGCTCGGCGACCTGTTTTTTTGCGGGGCTTCTGGCCGCGCGCTATCTTTTTAAGCGCGACTGGGAAGACAGTGTTGCCATCGGCTTTTGCTGCCTGTTTGCCAATTCGGTGATGATGGGCCTCGCGATAACGGAGCGGGCCTTTGGGGCTGATGCACTGGCGGCAAATTATGCCATTGTGGCGGTGCATTCGCCGTTTTGTTATGGGCTTGGGATCACCGCTATGGAGATTGCGAGAGCACATGCGACGGGGCAGCCTGCGCGCACTTTGCCGGCGACTGTGGGCAAGGCGATGTTTCGCAACGCACTTGTGCTCGGTATTTTGCTCGGCTTCGCGACAAACCTGTCAGGTGTTGCGCTGCCGCAGGTCTTTAAGGACGCTTTGGGCATGATTGTGAGCACGGCGCTGCCGCTGGCGCTCTTTGGTCTGGGGGGCGTGCTCGTGCGCTACAAGATCAAGGGTGATATCAAGCTTGTTGCGTTTGTTTGTGTTGTCTCGCTGTTTTTGCACCCCACAGTGGTGTGGAACATGGGCAAGGTCATGGAGATTGATGTGGGGCAGTATCGCTCTGCGGTGCTCACGGCGGCGATGGCACCGGGCGTTAACACCTATATTTTCGCGTCAATGTATGGGAAGGCGCAAAAAGTCGCCGCGACCTCTGTCTTGGTCGCGACGGTGTTGTCGATCTTTTCGGTCTGGCTGTGGCTTGACTGGCTGCCTTAA
- a CDS encoding TatD family hydrolase, with translation MTSSTKITDSHCHLDFPDFDDARAEYINRAVEAGVHRMVTICTRLKNEPNVRAIAEEFAPVFYAAGTHPMSAAEEPLTSVEELCRMAKHPKMVGIGETGLDYHYTADSKDIQQKSLRIHCAAAAEAGLPLIIHARAADDDMARILAEEHGNAPFGCVMHCFSSSRELAEAALDLGFYLSMSGIGTFPKSQEIRDIFASAPVERILVETDAPYLAPPPFRGKQNEPSYVVHTAKVAADVYGLSYEDFAAQCERNFERLFTKAVFA, from the coding sequence ATGACTTCAAGCACCAAGATAACCGACAGCCACTGCCACCTCGACTTTCCCGACTTTGATGATGCGCGCGCGGAGTATATCAACCGCGCCGTCGAGGCGGGTGTTCATCGTATGGTGACAATCTGCACAAGGCTGAAAAACGAGCCGAATGTGCGCGCAATTGCCGAGGAGTTTGCACCCGTGTTCTACGCTGCGGGGACGCATCCTATGAGCGCGGCGGAAGAGCCTTTGACCAGTGTGGAGGAGCTATGCCGCATGGCCAAACACCCCAAGATGGTCGGGATCGGCGAGACGGGGCTTGATTATCATTACACCGCCGACAGCAAGGACATTCAGCAAAAGAGTTTGCGGATTCACTGCGCGGCGGCAGCGGAGGCGGGTTTGCCTCTGATCATTCATGCGCGGGCGGCAGACGATGATATGGCGCGGATACTTGCGGAAGAGCACGGCAACGCGCCATTCGGGTGTGTGATGCATTGCTTCTCTTCCAGCCGCGAGCTTGCAGAGGCAGCTCTGGATCTTGGATTTTATCTTTCGATGTCGGGGATCGGGACATTTCCGAAAAGTCAGGAGATTCGGGATATTTTTGCGAGTGCGCCAGTTGAGCGCATTCTTGTGGAGACGGACGCGCCCTATCTTGCCCCGCCGCCCTTTAGAGGCAAGCAGAACGAACCTTCATATGTGGTGCATACGGCCAAGGTTGCAGCAGATGTTTACGGCTTGAGCTATGAAGACTTTGCCGCGCAGTGTGAGCGGAATTTTGAGCGTCTCTTCACGAAAGCGGTGTTTGCATGA
- the lysM gene encoding peptidoglycan-binding protein LysM — protein sequence MGLFSFFKRSGKRLKSEEPTADDLKKEVADLGLDAEGLDIVIEGDKVKVTGNAVSEEMREKVILAVGNVDGVAEVEDDAGEANFHTVEKGDTLWAVSEKALGKGSRYMEIFEANKPMLSDPDKIYPGQVLRIPQD from the coding sequence ATGGGTCTTTTCAGTTTTTTCAAGCGCTCAGGCAAACGCCTCAAGAGTGAAGAACCAACCGCCGATGATTTGAAGAAAGAAGTTGCGGATCTCGGGCTTGACGCCGAGGGCCTCGACATCGTGATCGAAGGCGACAAAGTCAAAGTCACGGGGAACGCTGTTTCTGAGGAAATGCGCGAAAAAGTAATCCTCGCAGTTGGCAATGTTGATGGCGTTGCCGAAGTCGAAGACGACGCGGGCGAAGCCAATTTCCACACCGTTGAAAAGGGCGACACGCTCTGGGCTGTCTCTGAAAAGGCGCTGGGCAAAGGCTCACGCTATATGGAGATTTTTGAAGCCAACAAGCCAATGCTTTCGGACCCAGACAAGATTTACCCTGGTCAGGTGCTGCGCATCCCGCAGGACTGA
- a CDS encoding DNA polymerase III subunit delta' has translation MADEALIEPDRLDGTPHPRDTAKLYGQEAAEARFLQAFNAGRLHHAWLLTGPKGVGKATLAWRIARFLLTEEQAEAGMFGDMPDAKPERLDVRADHPVLQRILAGSEPRLFKITRSMNPDTKRMRDVIVVDDVRKLGHFLSMSAAEGGRRVVILDAADEMNTQAANALLKMLEEPPKLTTFLLIAHQPQGLLPTIRSRCRELRLNTLEANDIAAALEAAGVEAGLGAEAASALSALSGGSVGAAARMLELEGLVLYGELVAIFESLPKLDRARVLRLSEAFAARGSEQKLDLLLVLLETLLFRLARAGAMGAQAQALANPNEPALFERLSPNHQAAQRWAALSDELLARARHGRAVNLDPAALILDTFLRIQRSVAEHSAR, from the coding sequence ATGGCGGATGAGGCGCTGATCGAACCTGACCGTCTGGACGGTACGCCGCACCCGCGCGACACGGCTAAACTCTATGGGCAAGAGGCTGCCGAGGCGCGTTTCCTGCAAGCGTTTAATGCGGGGCGGTTGCATCACGCCTGGCTTTTGACTGGGCCGAAGGGCGTGGGAAAAGCTACACTGGCATGGCGGATTGCGCGGTTTTTGCTAACCGAAGAGCAGGCAGAGGCGGGGATGTTTGGCGATATGCCTGATGCCAAGCCTGAGCGGCTTGATGTGCGCGCTGACCATCCTGTTTTACAACGTATTCTGGCGGGCAGTGAGCCACGCTTGTTTAAGATCACGCGCTCAATGAACCCAGATACAAAGCGTATGCGCGATGTGATCGTTGTGGATGATGTGCGCAAGCTGGGGCATTTTTTGTCGATGTCAGCGGCGGAAGGCGGGCGACGTGTTGTGATTTTGGACGCGGCGGACGAGATGAATACGCAGGCGGCAAACGCGCTTTTGAAGATGCTCGAAGAGCCGCCCAAGCTGACCACCTTTTTGCTGATCGCGCATCAACCTCAGGGGCTTTTGCCGACGATCCGCTCGCGCTGTCGAGAACTGCGACTGAATACGCTTGAGGCGAATGATATCGCCGCCGCCCTTGAAGCGGCGGGTGTTGAGGCGGGGCTTGGTGCGGAGGCAGCCAGTGCTTTGAGTGCGCTTTCGGGCGGGTCTGTCGGGGCTGCCGCGCGAATGCTCGAGCTTGAAGGGCTGGTGCTATATGGCGAATTGGTTGCGATTTTTGAGAGCTTGCCCAAGCTTGACCGCGCGCGCGTCTTGCGACTTTCAGAGGCCTTTGCTGCGCGGGGCAGCGAGCAGAAGCTTGATCTGTTGCTTGTGCTTTTGGAGACGCTGCTGTTTCGTCTTGCGCGCGCAGGCGCGATGGGAGCGCAGGCGCAAGCCCTAGCGAACCCGAACGAGCCAGCGCTCTTTGAGCGGCTTTCGCCCAATCATCAGGCGGCGCAGCGCTGGGCGGCGCTTTCGGATGAATTGCTCGCGCGTGCGCGCCATGGGCGGGCGGTGAACCTTGACCCTGCTGCGCTGATCCTTGATACGTTCTTGCGTATTCAACGATCCGTGGCAGAGCACAGCGCAAGATGA
- a CDS encoding SPOR domain-containing protein: MYKQYISYGFGGARKLGLMFGAVLVMAGCEEGGEFTLFKPKVEGEANVASAAAGQKTVERDVEAPDVFQVSEAGLWDGRPSLGGVWVAHPDVKEPERVIIRNPSNGKFVVGALFRRERENPGPRLQISSDAADALGMLAGAPKELNVTALRREEVAVEADPATDGAAGLSEPEFVAETSLDPIESAGAAIDAADAALEAPLTPAPVAAPVATSSLAKPFVQIGIFSVEKNAGNTATAMRTAGMVPTVKQQSLNGKTFWRVIVGPAQSKSDLAQLLKKVKSQGFNDAYAVRN, translated from the coding sequence ATGTATAAACAGTATATTTCCTACGGATTTGGCGGCGCACGCAAGCTTGGCTTGATGTTCGGGGCTGTCTTGGTGATGGCCGGATGTGAAGAGGGCGGTGAATTTACGCTTTTCAAGCCCAAGGTTGAAGGCGAGGCCAATGTTGCATCGGCTGCTGCAGGGCAAAAGACAGTTGAACGCGATGTCGAAGCGCCTGATGTGTTTCAGGTGAGTGAAGCGGGTCTTTGGGATGGTCGCCCCTCGCTTGGCGGGGTCTGGGTTGCGCATCCTGATGTCAAAGAGCCTGAGCGCGTGATTATCCGCAACCCTTCTAACGGTAAGTTTGTGGTGGGGGCGTTGTTCCGTCGTGAGCGGGAAAACCCAGGCCCACGCTTGCAGATCTCTTCAGATGCGGCGGACGCCTTGGGGATGCTTGCAGGGGCGCCAAAAGAGCTAAATGTAACGGCGCTGCGGCGTGAGGAAGTCGCTGTCGAAGCTGATCCTGCGACGGATGGGGCGGCGGGGCTGAGCGAGCCCGAGTTTGTTGCCGAGACATCGCTTGACCCTATCGAGAGTGCGGGTGCGGCGATTGATGCGGCAGATGCTGCTTTGGAGGCCCCTCTGACGCCTGCTCCTGTAGCTGCGCCAGTGGCTACTTCGTCCTTGGCGAAGCCTTTTGTGCAGATCGGTATTTTCAGTGTTGAAAAAAATGCGGGGAACACCGCGACGGCGATGCGCACAGCGGGCATGGTTCCGACTGTGAAGCAGCAGAGCCTGAACGGCAAAACCTTCTGGCGTGTGATTGTCGGACCCGCTCAGAGCAAGTCTGATCTTGCGCAGCTGCTCAAGAAAGTTAAGTCGCAAGGCTTTAACGATGCTTACGCGGTGAGAAACTAA
- a CDS encoding IS3 family transposase (programmed frameshift): MTKKPTTSKDAADKVVKNIRRKTRQTYSAEEKIRIVLAGLRGEESISVLCRREGIAESLYYSWSKEFLEAGKRRLSGDTARQATSPEVKELRSESLALKECVADLTLENRLLKKKHDRKWGIRGMRYPASEKLEIIRTVEGSHLPVKQTLDMLCIPRSTFYRWYDLYLDGGLDALADHSPRPKSVWNRIPDVRRDDLIEFALEHEALSTRELAVKYTDEKRYFVSESSAYRILKAADLITAPDYVVIKAADEFTDKTTAINEMWQTDFTYFKIIGWGWYYLSTILDDYSRYIIAWKLCTNMRAEDVTDTIELALAASGCDQATVRHKPRLLSDNGSCYISGDLAEWLEGQRMDHVRGAPLHPQTQGKIERWHQTMKNRVLLENYYLPGDLERQIGAFVEYYNNQRYHESLNNVTPADVYFGRDKAILREREKIKSQTIRQRRLQHQKQAA; this comes from the exons ATGACAAAGAAGCCTACCACATCGAAAGATGCCGCCGACAAGGTGGTTAAGAACATCCGCCGCAAGACACGGCAAACCTATTCAGCGGAGGAGAAGATCCGCATTGTTTTGGCAGGTCTGCGTGGCGAGGAAAGTATTTCTGTGTTGTGCCGTCGTGAGGGGATCGCTGAGAGCCTGTATTATAGCTGGTCTAAGGAATTCCTTGAGGCAGGCAAGCGACGTCTGTCTGGGGACACTGCGCGTCAGGCGACGTCGCCAGAAGTGAAGGAGCTGCGTTCAGAGTCGCTGGCATTGAAAGAGTGCGTGGCGGATCTGACTCTTGAAAACCGGCTGCTCA AAAAAAAGCATGACAGGAAATGGGGGATACGAGGAATGAGGTATCCAGCATCCGAGAAGCTTGAGATCATCCGCACCGTCGAAGGCTCACACCTGCCAGTCAAACAGACGCTTGATATGCTGTGCATTCCGCGCAGCACATTTTATCGATGGTACGATCTTTATCTCGATGGTGGTCTGGACGCGTTGGCGGATCATTCGCCGCGTCCCAAGTCTGTCTGGAACCGTATCCCAGACGTCAGGCGCGATGATTTGATCGAGTTTGCATTGGAGCACGAGGCGTTGTCGACACGCGAGCTTGCCGTCAAATACACGGATGAGAAGCGGTATTTTGTCTCTGAATCATCAGCTTACCGCATTCTAAAAGCAGCTGACCTGATCACTGCGCCTGATTATGTGGTGATCAAGGCTGCTGACGAGTTCACAGACAAAACCACAGCTATCAACGAGATGTGGCAGACTGATTTTACCTACTTTAAGATCATCGGCTGGGGCTGGTATTATCTGAGCACAATCCTGGACGATTACAGCCGCTACATCATTGCATGGAAACTCTGCACAAATATGCGTGCTGAGGACGTAACAGACACGATCGAGCTGGCATTGGCTGCATCCGGTTGTGATCAAGCCACTGTTCGGCACAAGCCGCGCCTGCTCAGCGATAACGGCTCCTGCTACATCTCTGGCGATCTGGCTGAGTGGCTGGAAGGGCAAAGAATGGATCACGTTCGCGGAGCACCGCTCCACCCGCAAACGCAAGGTAAGATCGAGCGCTGGCACCAGACCATGAAGAACCGTGTTCTGCTGGAAAACTATTACCTGCCCGGCGATCTCGAGCGTCAGATCGGGGCTTTTGTCGAGTATTACAACAACCAGCGCTACCACGAGAGCCTGAACAACGTCACACCCGCTGACGTCTACTTCGGGCGCGATAAAGCCATTTTGAGGGAAAGGGAGAAGATCAAAAGCCAAACAATCCGCCAACGCCGCTTGCAACATCAAAAACAAGCAGCATAA
- a CDS encoding MBL fold metallo-hydrolase: MSEKLRFTILGCGSSGGVPRLGGHWGDCDPENPKNRRRRCSMLVERVGAEGITRVLIDTSPDMRAQLLDADVGALDAVVYTHSHADHVHGIDDLRMIVFNQRARLQVWADGDTQRDLYARFGYAFVQPKDSPYPPILDMNTIDGPFEIRGKGGAISLVPFEVNHGSIEALGFRMGGLVYLPDVAEMSDEGWLAVEGADVWVLDALRRTPHPTHAHLEKSLAWIERAAPKRAVLTNMHIDLDYATLEAETPSHITPAFDGMVIELEA, translated from the coding sequence ATGAGCGAGAAGCTGCGCTTTACCATATTGGGCTGCGGCTCTTCGGGGGGCGTCCCACGCCTTGGTGGCCATTGGGGCGATTGTGACCCAGAAAACCCGAAGAACCGCCGACGCCGCTGCTCCATGCTTGTTGAACGTGTTGGAGCGGAGGGTATCACGCGGGTTTTGATTGATACATCGCCTGATATGCGCGCGCAGCTTTTGGACGCTGATGTCGGGGCGCTTGATGCTGTGGTTTATACCCATAGTCACGCGGACCATGTGCATGGCATTGATGATTTGCGTATGATCGTGTTCAACCAGCGCGCGCGTTTGCAAGTCTGGGCCGATGGCGACACGCAGCGCGACCTCTATGCACGCTTTGGCTATGCCTTTGTGCAGCCTAAAGACAGCCCCTATCCGCCCATTTTGGATATGAACACAATCGACGGTCCGTTCGAAATCAGAGGCAAAGGCGGGGCAATCAGCCTCGTTCCGTTTGAGGTCAATCACGGCTCTATCGAGGCTTTGGGCTTTCGCATGGGCGGGCTCGTTTATCTGCCTGATGTGGCGGAGATGTCTGATGAGGGCTGGCTTGCTGTTGAGGGAGCAGATGTTTGGGTGCTTGATGCGCTGCGCCGTACGCCGCATCCGACCCATGCGCATTTGGAAAAGTCGCTCGCGTGGATCGAGCGGGCAGCACCTAAGCGGGCTGTACTCACGAACATGCATATTGATCTGGACTATGCCACTTTGGAGGCTGAAACGCCTTCGCATATCACGCCTGCCTTTGACGGTATGGTGATTGAGTTAGAGGCCTAA
- the aroQ gene encoding type II 3-dehydroquinate dehydratase → MAQTIFVLNGPNLNLLGKREPEIYGSDTLADVEAMCRKAAPNAVVDFRQSNHEGVLVDWIQEARDAASAIVINPAAYTHTSVAILDALSAFDGPVVEVHISDVHKREAFRHHSYVSLRADHVIVGHGVAGYVEGLEWALGQL, encoded by the coding sequence ATGGCGCAGACCATCTTTGTTTTGAACGGACCCAACCTCAACCTCCTGGGTAAGCGGGAGCCTGAAATCTATGGTTCTGATACGCTCGCAGATGTGGAGGCTATGTGCCGCAAAGCCGCGCCAAACGCTGTTGTCGACTTTCGTCAAAGCAACCATGAAGGCGTGCTCGTGGACTGGATCCAAGAGGCGCGTGATGCGGCGAGTGCGATTGTGATCAACCCTGCGGCCTATACGCATACGTCTGTGGCAATCCTAGACGCGCTCAGCGCTTTTGACGGGCCTGTCGTCGAGGTCCATATCTCGGATGTGCACAAGCGGGAGGCGTTTCGGCATCATTCTTACGTCAGTTTGCGAGCCGATCATGTGATCGTTGGTCATGGTGTGGCGGGATATGTTGAAGGGTTGGAGTGGGCCTTGGGGCAGCTCTAG
- the tmk gene encoding dTMP kinase has product MKAQFITLEGVDGSGKSTQAKLLKEALEAEGHSVLLTREPGGSPGAEEIRSLVLEGEPDRWSAETEILLFTAARRDHLERTILPALAAGTIVICDRFVDSTRVYQGLTRGDLRDVVDKLHALMIGREADLTLLFDMDPKLGLARAKARQTTEERFEDMGLEMQLAMRQGFLALAKGAPERFAVIDAGRDIEAIAADTLAAVRVAL; this is encoded by the coding sequence ATTAAAGCGCAGTTTATCACGCTGGAAGGCGTGGACGGGTCAGGAAAGTCGACCCAAGCCAAGCTCTTGAAAGAGGCGCTGGAGGCTGAGGGCCACAGCGTTTTGCTCACCCGCGAACCGGGCGGCTCTCCGGGCGCGGAAGAGATCCGCAGCCTTGTGCTTGAAGGCGAGCCTGACCGCTGGTCTGCCGAGACAGAGATCCTGCTATTTACGGCCGCGCGGCGCGACCATCTGGAGCGCACGATTTTGCCTGCGCTTGCGGCGGGAACCATTGTGATTTGTGATCGCTTTGTGGATTCGACCCGGGTCTATCAAGGGCTCACGCGGGGTGATTTGCGCGATGTTGTGGACAAGCTTCATGCGTTGATGATCGGGCGCGAGGCTGATCTGACGCTTTTGTTTGATATGGACCCAAAGCTTGGCCTCGCACGGGCCAAAGCGCGACAGACGACAGAAGAACGCTTTGAAGATATGGGTCTTGAGATGCAGCTTGCGATGCGGCAGGGCTTTTTGGCACTAGCCAAGGGCGCGCCAGAGCGTTTCGCTGTGATTGATGCGGGGCGCGATATTGAGGCGATTGCGGCGGATACTCTTGCGGCTGTCAGGGTGGCGCTCTGA
- a CDS encoding D-alanyl-D-alanine carboxypeptidase family protein, translating to MLRAAFSSFVFGLALAGQSLSLAAFETQATSAFVLDYTTGTVLLSKDADVPLPPASMSKLMTLYVAFEAVRDGRLKLDEELRVSEHAMSYTGSTMFLQAGERVKVEDLLRGIIVLSGNDACAVIAEALSPDGTEAGFARFMTERAEALGMTHSTFANANGWPDPRHRMSMRDLAILGTKIIEDFPEFYAMFAEKEFLFDKKESQNRFNRNPLLGLGIGADGLKTGHTKEAGYGLVGSVKQGARRIVFVISGLQTEQARAREAEAITSWAFRQFTTAQLLEEGQIVAEAEVWMGEQATVQLTAAKALNTLVPTGTTDRKVEAEVIYDSPLKAPVMAGDQVGKLIIRPEGLAATEVPLIAAKTVEQGGVMVRLKTASQRVVKKLMAEAEGAL from the coding sequence ATGCTGCGCGCGGCCTTTTCTTCTTTTGTTTTCGGGCTCGCGCTAGCGGGTCAGTCGCTCAGCCTTGCGGCCTTTGAAACGCAGGCAACCTCGGCTTTTGTGCTCGATTACACCACGGGCACTGTTTTGCTCTCTAAGGATGCGGATGTGCCTTTGCCGCCTGCGTCTATGAGTAAACTGATGACGCTATATGTGGCGTTTGAGGCTGTGCGCGACGGGCGACTCAAGCTTGACGAAGAGCTGCGTGTCTCTGAACATGCGATGAGCTATACAGGTTCGACCATGTTTTTGCAGGCGGGCGAGCGTGTTAAAGTCGAAGATCTGTTGCGAGGGATCATTGTGTTGTCGGGCAATGACGCTTGTGCTGTGATTGCCGAGGCGCTTAGCCCCGATGGGACAGAGGCGGGCTTTGCGCGTTTTATGACGGAGCGGGCCGAGGCTTTGGGCATGACTCATTCGACATTTGCCAACGCCAATGGCTGGCCTGATCCGAGGCATCGGATGTCGATGCGGGATTTGGCTATTCTGGGCACAAAGATCATTGAAGATTTCCCTGAGTTCTATGCGATGTTTGCGGAGAAGGAGTTTCTTTTTGACAAGAAAGAAAGCCAGAACCGCTTTAACCGTAATCCGCTTTTGGGGCTCGGGATTGGCGCGGATGGGCTTAAGACGGGTCATACCAAAGAAGCAGGGTATGGGCTTGTCGGCTCTGTGAAACAGGGCGCGCGCCGAATTGTTTTTGTGATTTCAGGATTGCAGACCGAGCAAGCACGTGCGCGCGAGGCTGAAGCAATCACAAGTTGGGCATTTCGCCAGTTTACCACAGCGCAGCTTTTGGAAGAGGGGCAGATCGTGGCGGAAGCCGAGGTCTGGATGGGGGAACAGGCGACTGTGCAGCTCACCGCGGCCAAAGCGCTGAACACTCTTGTACCGACAGGAACAACGGATCGTAAAGTCGAGGCCGAAGTCATTTATGATAGCCCCTTGAAGGCGCCTGTGATGGCAGGTGACCAAGTGGGCAAGCTGATTATCCGTCCCGAGGGGCTGGCGGCCACAGAAGTGCCTTTGATCGCGGCCAAGACGGTTGAGCAGGGCGGTGTGATGGTGCGTCTGAAGACGGCGTCGCAGCGGGTGGTCAAAAAGCTGATGGCTGAGGCTGAGGGCGCGCTTTGA